A stretch of the Tachyglossus aculeatus isolate mTacAcu1 chromosome 6, mTacAcu1.pri, whole genome shotgun sequence genome encodes the following:
- the ABT1 gene encoding activator of basal transcription 1: MAARGGGGREEGDEAADEARPPQDDDDDDHDGEEKEEEEEKEKAKAENGGGKKVVPGIIYLGHIPPRFRPTHVRNLLSGHGEVGRVFFQPEERFIRRKKKKAGSRSKDYSEGWVEFRDKRVAKLVASSLHNTPIGTKRKSRFRYDLWNMKYLHRFKWMHLSEHLAYERQVRQQRMRAEISQAKRETNFYLQSVEKSKRFSKKAGAGPKEAARTAAWGFVQRHTEEEIQEQKARGGGKSRDGKQQLKKRLAKVEEFEQKAQSNRALLAQIFKAKDSAAAE; the protein is encoded by the exons ATGGCGGCGCGAGGAGGCGGCGGGCGGGAGGAAGGCGACGAGGCCGCAGACGAGGCCCGGCCACCacaggacgacgacgacgacgaccatgatggtgaggagaaagaagaagaagaggagaaagagaaggccaAGGCGGAGAACGGTGGTGGGAAGAAGGTGGTACCGGGCATCATTTACCTGGGCCACATCCCGCCACGCTTCCGCCCCACGCACGTGCGCAACCTGCTAAGCGGGCACGGCGAGGTGGGCCGCGTCTTCTTCCAGcccgagg aaCGGTTCATTCGCCGGAAGAAGAAGAAAGCCGGCAGCCGCAGCAAGGACTACTCGGAGGGCTGGGTGGAATTCCGGGACAAGAGGGTGGCCAAACTGGTGGCTTCCAGCCTCCACAACACACCCATCGGCACCAAGAGGAAGAGCCGCTTCCGCTATGACCTCTGGAACATGAAG TACCTGCACCGGTTCAAGTGGATGCACCTGAGCGAGCACCTGGCCTACGAGCGGCAGGTGCGGCAGCAGCGCATGCGGGCCGAAATCTCCCAGGCCAAGCGGGAGACCAACTTCTACCTGCAGTCCGTGGAAAAGAGCAAGCGGTTCTCGAAGAAGGCGGGGGCCGGCCCGAAGGAGGCGGCACGGACGGCGGCCTGGGGCTTCGTGCAGCGCCACAccgaggaggagatccaggagcagAAGGCCCGGGGGGGCGGCAAGAGCAGAGACGGAAAGCAGCAGCTCAAGAAACGTCTGGCCAAAGTGGAGGAGTTTGAGCAGAAGGCCCAATCCAACCGAGCCCTCCTAGCCCAGATTTTCAAGGCCAAGGACTCCGCCGCTGCTGAGTAG